A DNA window from Maribellus comscasis contains the following coding sequences:
- a CDS encoding PQQ-binding-like beta-propeller repeat protein, translating into MKTLLKNVTGICVLLFVVLAGQAQDWPGWRGKNRDAKVDNFIAPGKWPDGLKKIWEVKVGLGDASVSRVGGKLYLLTEQDGQHVALCINPDTGKEIWKTPLHPSIALEGGGASHPGPRTTPEVQNGKVYTLGTGGELFCLDAGTGKIIWKNLAYKEVPKFYPSMSPLIVDGMCFAHLNGHDNGTIVAFNADNGTIIWELKGEPATYASPVLMTVDGEEIMVFQTETDVIGLSKKGDLLWKIPTPGEQRFYNSATPVIDGRNVIVCGQGIGTKSFKIEKTGNTWSTSENWHNSELGGNYNTPVLNDGFLYGHEARMGKAYCIDTKNGELAWSDDNSNHRFMATLNLGDHILSMSANGKILIFEANSEKYNEAAVYNVSDTEVYATPLVTGTEIYVKSKEMLTRWEIK; encoded by the coding sequence ATGAAAACGCTATTAAAGAACGTTACAGGTATTTGTGTTTTACTCTTTGTTGTTTTAGCAGGCCAGGCGCAGGATTGGCCGGGATGGCGCGGAAAAAACAGAGACGCAAAAGTGGATAACTTTATAGCTCCCGGGAAGTGGCCGGACGGGTTAAAAAAAATATGGGAAGTAAAAGTGGGTCTCGGCGATGCTTCTGTTTCAAGAGTTGGCGGAAAGTTATATTTACTCACCGAACAGGATGGACAGCACGTGGCATTGTGTATCAATCCGGATACAGGGAAAGAAATCTGGAAAACGCCGCTGCATCCCTCCATCGCGCTTGAGGGCGGCGGAGCTTCTCACCCGGGCCCGCGAACAACACCCGAGGTGCAAAATGGCAAAGTTTATACCCTGGGAACAGGAGGAGAGTTGTTTTGTCTGGATGCAGGTACCGGAAAAATTATTTGGAAAAACCTGGCTTATAAGGAAGTTCCAAAATTTTATCCTTCCATGTCGCCGCTGATTGTTGACGGAATGTGTTTTGCCCATTTAAACGGACACGATAACGGTACCATTGTAGCTTTTAATGCCGATAATGGCACTATCATTTGGGAATTAAAAGGAGAACCGGCAACCTATGCTTCTCCGGTTTTGATGACCGTTGACGGCGAGGAAATAATGGTTTTTCAAACCGAAACCGATGTAATCGGACTGTCAAAAAAAGGCGACTTACTGTGGAAGATTCCTACGCCCGGAGAACAGCGGTTTTATAATTCGGCAACTCCGGTAATTGATGGCCGGAATGTAATCGTTTGCGGACAAGGTATAGGAACAAAATCCTTTAAAATTGAAAAAACGGGGAATACCTGGTCAACTTCAGAAAACTGGCACAACAGCGAATTGGGCGGCAATTACAATACTCCGGTTTTAAACGACGGATTTTTGTACGGACATGAGGCGCGAATGGGAAAAGCATACTGTATCGACACAAAAAACGGTGAGTTGGCCTGGAGCGATGACAATTCAAACCATCGTTTTATGGCAACCCTCAACCTGGGCGACCATATTCTTTCAATGTCGGCAAACGGCAAAATTTTGATTTTTGAAGCCAATTCCGAAAAATACAACGAAGCGGCTGTTTACAACGTTTCCGATACCGAGGTGTATGCAACTCCGCTGGTGACAGGCACTGAAATTTATGTTAAAAGCAAAGAAATGCTTACCCGCTGGGAAATAAAATAA